The Erythrobacter sp. genome segment ATGGGCGCGCCTGCTTGGGCGGCGGCGGGACTGACTGCGTGGATGGCTGCCTGGTGGACAACGCAGGCGGTGCCGTTGCCAGTAACCGGCCTCCTGCCCTTTATCGTTGCGCCTTTCTTTGGCGGCGGAACCGCGCGCGAAGTGGCTGGCGATTACTATTCGCCTATCATCTTCCTGCTGCTGGGCGGCGCGTTCCTTGCGCTCGCCATCGAACGGACAGGGCTGCACAAGCGACTGGCGGCCTGGGTGATCGATGCAATTGGCGGGCGCGGCGGCGAATTCGGGCTCCTGCTGGGGTTCATGATTGCGGCGGCGATTCTCTCCAACATCATCAGCAACACTTCGACCGCGCTGATCATGATGCCAATGGTGCTTGCGGTGCTGGCCGGTGGCGGACCAGTTGCACACCAGAACACAGGTGCAGGTGAAGTCGAACAGTCCGGCCTGTTTGGCGCCCTGCCGATGGGGCTGGCTTTCGCGGCCTCCATTGGCGGGCTCGGTACAATCATCGGCTCACCCACCAATGCCATCGGCGCGGACCTGCTGCGCGAGATTTCGGGAGTGGAGATCACCTTTGCCCGGTGGGCGATGTTCGGCGTGCCGGTGGTGATACTGGGGGTTCCCCTCGCCGCAGTCATTGTCGCAAGGGTTCATCGTATCGCCGAGCATCCGTTCGACATTCACGCCGCCCGCGCGGCCATCGAACCGCAGGGCGGGTGGAGCAGCGCGGAGCGGCGGTTGGTGCCGGTGATCGCACTGGCCTTTATCGCCTGGATGCTGCGCGGCTTCCTGTCACCCCATCTGCCGGAA includes the following:
- a CDS encoding SLC13/DASS family transporter, with protein sequence MTAQRIGFWLGPALFVLTLLLPAPDDMGAPAWAAAGLTAWMAAWWTTQAVPLPVTGLLPFIVAPFFGGGTAREVAGDYYSPIIFLLLGGAFLALAIERTGLHKRLAAWVIDAIGGRGGEFGLLLGFMIAAAILSNIISNTSTALIMMPMVLAVLAGGGPVAHQNTGAGEVEQSGLFGALPMGLAFAASIGGLGTIIGSPTNAIGADLLREISGVEITFARWAMFGVPVVILGVPLAAVIVARVHRIAEHPFDIHAARAAIEPQGGWSSAERRLVPVIALAFIAWMLRGFLSPHLPEDSVTDGTIAVAAALALFVLPDGSGRRLLDWREAERAPWGVLLMFGGGLALAGAMTRTGLAEWLGNALLPLAGAPLFLIALALVAMVVLITEFASNVATASGIMPVVAALAVAIGGDTETVLLLAMPVALAASWGFVLPAGTGPNAIAWSTGRVALPRLIRAGLSLDILGAFLIVGVVFALAPLIG